The following coding sequences are from one Paraburkholderia caballeronis window:
- a CDS encoding ABC transporter ATP-binding protein, with amino-acid sequence MSASVAQFDGADVQARSGNDSGRALAVSVRGLRRRYGARVVIDSLDLDIREGEFVALLGESGCGKTTLLRALAGLDRPDAGQIRAPERASVVFQEHRLLPWATLWANVALGHETSVGRAGASRALTEVGLAGREDDWPRNLSGGQAQRVALARALVRDPGLLLLDEPFAALDALTRIKMHGLVKELVVRHQPGVLIVTHDVDEALTLADRILVMRSGRIAASFEPRKHPPQALRLTLLAELGVDTH; translated from the coding sequence GCGCGCTGGCCGTCTCGGTACGCGGCCTGCGACGGCGCTACGGGGCGCGCGTCGTGATCGACTCGCTGGATCTCGACATTCGCGAGGGCGAATTCGTGGCGCTGCTCGGCGAAAGCGGATGCGGCAAGACCACGCTGCTGCGCGCGCTGGCCGGACTCGACCGGCCCGACGCCGGACAGATCCGCGCGCCGGAACGCGCTTCCGTCGTGTTTCAGGAGCATCGGCTGCTGCCGTGGGCCACGTTGTGGGCGAACGTCGCGCTCGGTCACGAGACCAGCGTCGGCCGCGCGGGCGCGTCCCGCGCGCTGACCGAAGTCGGTCTCGCCGGCCGGGAGGACGACTGGCCGCGCAACCTGTCGGGCGGCCAGGCGCAGCGGGTCGCGCTGGCGCGGGCGCTGGTACGCGATCCCGGACTGCTGCTGCTCGACGAACCGTTCGCGGCGCTCGACGCGCTCACGCGGATCAAGATGCACGGGCTCGTGAAGGAACTCGTCGTCCGTCACCAGCCCGGCGTGCTGATCGTCACGCACGACGTCGACGAGGCGCTCACGCTCGCCGACCGGATTCTGGTCATGCGGTCCGGCCGCATCGCCGCTTCGTTCGAACCCAGAAAACACCCGCCGCAGGCACTGCGTCTCACGCTGCTCGCAGAACTCGGCGTGGACACTCACTGA
- a CDS encoding NrtA/SsuA/CpmA family ABC transporter substrate-binding protein: MNDSSLSRRQLLRAAGGLLAGVAASSLLPVRAAEPRKLTRNTDTVRIGWGYGNLPDIARQRGVFEKTLAAKGIKVEWVGPFPNHAPSIQAVVGGSADFGFWGSTTPALAAMLAGSPIVFNAFDVYSPRSTAIIVKKSSGIRSVADLAGRKVAVNRSGLGEFLLIAALEKNHIDRDKVEFVYLNPPDAAPAFAQGRVDAWSMWSPAVDIARFSNDAVDIFNEGRDLDFLIDYSSLVTRRKFTEENSELIRAVIDAYYVEGAWQSAHSTEAELLAQKEARYPDPVRDYLTSLKRVNQFHEPDDAAFVAQLQRAADWLAERRIINSRIKVADYSIKV, from the coding sequence ATGAACGATTCTTCGCTGAGCCGCCGCCAGTTGTTGCGCGCGGCGGGTGGCCTGCTGGCCGGCGTCGCCGCCAGCAGCCTGCTTCCTGTTCGCGCGGCCGAGCCGCGCAAGCTGACCCGCAACACCGATACGGTCCGTATCGGCTGGGGATACGGCAACCTTCCCGACATCGCCAGGCAGCGCGGCGTGTTCGAAAAGACCCTCGCCGCGAAGGGCATCAAGGTCGAATGGGTCGGCCCGTTTCCGAACCATGCGCCGTCGATCCAGGCGGTCGTCGGCGGCAGCGCGGATTTCGGCTTCTGGGGCTCGACGACCCCCGCGCTCGCCGCGATGCTGGCGGGCTCGCCCATCGTGTTCAATGCGTTCGACGTTTATTCGCCGCGTTCGACCGCCATCATCGTGAAGAAATCGAGCGGCATTCGCTCGGTTGCCGATCTGGCGGGCCGCAAGGTCGCCGTCAACCGTTCGGGGCTGGGCGAGTTCCTGCTCATCGCCGCGCTGGAAAAGAATCACATCGATCGTGACAAGGTCGAGTTCGTCTACCTGAATCCGCCCGATGCCGCTCCCGCGTTCGCGCAAGGCCGGGTCGACGCGTGGTCGATGTGGTCGCCGGCCGTGGACATCGCGCGGTTTTCGAACGACGCCGTGGACATCTTCAACGAAGGCCGCGATCTCGACTTCCTGATCGACTATAGCTCGCTCGTGACGCGCCGGAAGTTCACCGAAGAAAACTCCGAACTGATTCGCGCGGTGATCGACGCGTATTACGTCGAAGGCGCATGGCAGTCCGCGCATTCGACGGAAGCCGAATTGCTCGCGCAGAAGGAGGCCAGATATCCGGACCCGGTGCGTGACTATCTGACGAGCCTGAAACGCGTGAATCAATTCCACGAGCCGGACGACGCCGCGTTCGTCGCGCAGCTTCAGCGGGCCGCCGACTGGCTCGCGGAACGCAGGATCATCAATTCGCGCATCAAGGTCGCGGACTACAGCATCAAGGTTTGA
- a CDS encoding acyl-CoA dehydrogenase family protein gives MSSDATVAHDAGLRLVSPLSAALGFADAITDIGSTAAEREVAHRLPREEIARLKALGFGALRLAADAGGRGVSLRELFGVARDVAAADSNVAHAFRNHLWQVEAALRQRGHPFHAHVLDLTKQHKTVGLGFAQSDAVAAGARSSKVLSRLEWDERRHAYVGSGDKVYATGNLYNDAFVGLAVESRHGETVQYVLERGDGVSDEDDWQGFGQRLTGSGTARFRAVTVPAAHVYPPDPPKSAEAAPWGYTFHQVYLTNCIAGIVRRVALDAVEVLRARRRNFYHGEADHPAGEAVLQALLGRIRAYAACVDATADRAVDALQRAWDSYGTSAEYEATLTATHSAAEAKVVIDDLAPQIASWLIDLGSGSVVSRAGALDRHWRNIKVIASHNPRLYKERLLGENLLTGQLPPTGAFF, from the coding sequence ATGTCTTCTGACGCAACGGTCGCTCATGACGCCGGGCTTCGGCTCGTTTCTCCGTTGTCCGCGGCGCTGGGTTTCGCGGACGCCATCACCGATATCGGATCGACGGCGGCGGAGCGCGAAGTCGCGCATCGTCTGCCGCGCGAAGAGATCGCGCGCCTCAAGGCGCTCGGCTTCGGCGCGCTGCGCCTGGCGGCCGATGCGGGCGGGCGCGGCGTGTCGTTGCGCGAACTGTTCGGCGTGGCCCGCGACGTCGCGGCCGCGGATTCGAACGTCGCACATGCGTTCCGCAACCATCTGTGGCAGGTCGAAGCCGCGTTGCGGCAGCGGGGCCACCCGTTCCATGCGCACGTTCTCGATCTGACGAAGCAGCACAAGACGGTCGGGCTGGGTTTTGCGCAAAGCGATGCGGTCGCGGCGGGCGCGCGCTCAAGCAAGGTGTTGAGCCGGCTCGAATGGGACGAACGCCGGCACGCGTATGTCGGCTCGGGAGACAAGGTCTACGCGACGGGCAACCTGTACAACGACGCGTTCGTCGGCCTCGCGGTCGAAAGCCGCCACGGGGAGACCGTGCAGTACGTGCTCGAACGCGGCGACGGCGTCAGCGACGAGGACGACTGGCAGGGGTTCGGCCAGCGCCTGACCGGGTCCGGCACCGCGAGATTCCGCGCCGTGACGGTGCCGGCCGCGCACGTCTATCCGCCCGATCCGCCGAAGTCCGCCGAAGCCGCGCCGTGGGGATACACGTTTCACCAGGTCTACCTGACGAACTGCATCGCGGGCATCGTCCGGCGCGTGGCGCTGGACGCCGTCGAAGTGCTGCGCGCGAGACGGCGCAATTTCTATCACGGCGAAGCCGACCATCCCGCCGGGGAGGCCGTGTTGCAGGCGCTGCTGGGCCGTATCCGGGCCTACGCGGCGTGCGTTGACGCGACAGCGGACCGCGCCGTCGATGCGCTGCAACGCGCGTGGGACAGCTACGGCACTTCTGCCGAATACGAGGCCACGCTGACTGCGACGCATTCGGCGGCGGAAGCCAAGGTCGTGATCGACGATCTGGCGCCGCAGATCGCCAGCTGGCTGATCGACCTCGGGTCCGGCTCCGTCGTGTCGCGGGCCGGCGCGCTGGACCGGCACTGGCGCAATATCAAGGTCATCGCTTCGCACAACCCGCGGCTTTACAAGGAACGGCTGCTCGGCGAGAACCTGCTGACCGGGCAGTTGCCGCCCACCGGCGCGTTTTTTTGA
- a CDS encoding RidA family protein, translated as MDREIIRVEPLSTWLERRNAPVSAVTRHGDTLYVSGFPPFDPKTGEIIDATIETQTQRVLEQLKLCVETAGSSLDRVLKCNVYCTSVDAFAAVNDVYRRFFGLNPPARIFINVPAWPGRFDIEIDCVAAM; from the coding sequence ATGGACCGGGAAATCATTCGCGTCGAACCTCTGTCCACCTGGCTGGAACGCCGGAACGCACCGGTTTCCGCCGTCACTCGCCATGGCGATACGCTTTATGTGTCCGGCTTTCCGCCGTTCGATCCCAAGACAGGCGAGATCATCGATGCGACGATCGAGACGCAGACGCAGCGCGTGCTGGAGCAGTTGAAGTTATGCGTGGAGACTGCGGGTTCGTCGCTCGACCGGGTGCTCAAGTGCAACGTCTATTGCACGTCGGTCGATGCGTTCGCTGCCGTGAATGACGTATATCGGCGCTTCTTCGGCCTGAATCCGCCGGCGAGGATTTTCATCAACGTGCCGGCGTGGCCGGGACGCTTCGATATCGAGATCGATTGTGTGGCGGCGATGTAG
- a CDS encoding acetate/propionate family kinase produces MLDPLLILNAGSSSVKFSVYETRADRTLAAGVHGQVERIDTTPHLRVSDADGRVLADGPVEQRGHDGAIRAIHDWFAAHVGSEDGFDGVGHRIVHGGSRYTEPIEIDADVLAGIEALVPLAPLHQPHHVAAIRAVAAVAPHVPQIACFDTSFHHTQPAVAQAFALPRELTAKGVHRYGFHGLSYEFIATAFSELAPELAQRNVVVAHLGNGASLCAMQRGRSVATTMGFTALDGLPMGTRAGALDPGVLLYLLQQERMTADEIEHLLYERSGLLGVSGLSADMRTLLDSDAPAARDAVDLFVYRAGRELGSLAAALGGLDALVFTAGIGEHADEIRRRIGAQARWLGVEIDDAANRRHGPRISTDGSRVSVWVIPTDENQMIARHTRRVLDRRPRAQAVRAG; encoded by the coding sequence ATGCTCGATCCACTTTTGATTCTGAACGCCGGTTCTTCCAGCGTGAAGTTCTCGGTGTATGAAACGCGCGCCGACCGCACGCTCGCAGCGGGCGTTCACGGCCAGGTCGAACGCATCGACACCACGCCGCATCTGCGGGTCAGCGATGCCGATGGCCGGGTGCTGGCCGACGGCCCGGTCGAGCAGCGCGGCCACGACGGCGCGATCCGCGCGATTCACGACTGGTTTGCTGCGCACGTCGGCTCGGAGGACGGCTTCGACGGCGTCGGCCATCGGATCGTGCACGGCGGCAGCCGTTACACCGAGCCGATCGAAATCGACGCGGACGTGCTCGCCGGCATCGAGGCGCTGGTGCCGCTCGCGCCGCTGCATCAGCCGCATCACGTCGCCGCGATTCGCGCGGTCGCCGCCGTCGCGCCGCACGTGCCGCAGATCGCGTGTTTCGACACGTCGTTCCATCACACGCAGCCGGCCGTCGCGCAGGCGTTCGCCTTGCCGCGCGAACTGACCGCGAAGGGCGTGCATCGCTATGGCTTTCACGGGCTGTCGTACGAGTTCATCGCGACGGCGTTCAGCGAACTCGCGCCGGAACTCGCGCAGCGCAACGTCGTCGTCGCGCATCTCGGCAACGGCGCGAGCCTGTGCGCGATGCAGCGCGGCCGCAGCGTCGCGACGACGATGGGCTTCACCGCGCTCGACGGTCTGCCGATGGGCACCCGCGCCGGCGCGCTGGACCCCGGGGTCCTGCTTTATCTGCTGCAGCAGGAGCGGATGACGGCCGACGAAATCGAACACCTGCTGTACGAACGCTCGGGGTTGCTCGGCGTGTCCGGGCTGTCGGCCGACATGCGCACGCTGCTCGACAGCGATGCGCCGGCCGCGCGCGACGCCGTCGATCTGTTCGTCTATCGCGCGGGCCGCGAACTCGGCTCGCTCGCGGCCGCGCTCGGCGGGCTCGACGCGCTGGTGTTCACCGCGGGCATCGGCGAGCACGCGGACGAGATCCGCCGGCGCATCGGCGCACAGGCGCGCTGGCTCGGCGTCGAGATCGACGATGCGGCGAACCGGCGTCACGGTCCGCGCATCTCGACGGACGGCTCGCGCGTGTCGGTGTGGGTGATCCCGACCGACGAGAACCAGATGATCGCGCGGCACACGCGGCGCGTGCTCGACCGCCGGCCGCGCGCGCAGGCCGTGCGCGCCGGTTGA
- a CDS encoding MFS transporter: protein MSGNVISTSPSATQREPMHIGFVIAWLFCIVFYFMQYALRSAPGVMMPELTAAFARDAVGVSALVGLYYYTYSLFSIVAGAALDRLGGKFVIPIGIVLVAIGAALFGLGHVETAQIGRLLQGAGSACAFTGAVYLATHGFPPRYLATAVGFTQCFGMLGGSAGQFAVGPLIHGVISWQQFWWLSGIGLFVIAVLVLLATPAGHDDGPASQGSWTKMFAPYKVVLTNPQSYLCGFCAGLLFLPTTIGDMIWGVPFLRGGFDASYAEAVNRASMVPLGWVIGCPLLGYLSDHVGRRKPVLLAGALLMLVSGAGILYLPDGVAPHYVLGLLLGIGSGAAMLPYSVIKEVNPDNVKGSATGAINFLVFTFSAWLTPVFGRLLAHFAHGGPLTLPVFREAGAWLLGAIVVAMVLALFLRETGSRAQAKA, encoded by the coding sequence ATGTCAGGCAACGTTATCAGCACCTCTCCGAGCGCCACGCAGCGCGAACCGATGCACATCGGCTTCGTGATCGCATGGCTGTTCTGCATCGTGTTCTATTTCATGCAGTACGCGCTGCGCTCCGCGCCCGGCGTGATGATGCCCGAACTCACCGCGGCGTTCGCGCGCGATGCGGTCGGCGTCAGCGCGCTGGTCGGGCTGTACTACTACACGTATTCGCTGTTCTCGATCGTCGCCGGCGCGGCGCTCGACCGGCTCGGCGGCAAGTTCGTGATTCCCATCGGCATCGTGCTCGTCGCCATCGGCGCGGCACTGTTCGGGCTCGGCCACGTGGAGACCGCGCAGATCGGCCGCCTGTTGCAGGGCGCGGGCTCCGCATGCGCGTTCACCGGCGCGGTGTATCTCGCGACGCACGGCTTTCCGCCGCGTTATCTCGCGACGGCGGTGGGCTTCACGCAGTGCTTCGGGATGCTCGGCGGCTCGGCGGGCCAGTTCGCGGTCGGACCGCTGATTCATGGCGTGATCTCGTGGCAGCAGTTCTGGTGGCTCTCGGGCATCGGCCTGTTCGTGATCGCGGTGCTCGTGCTGCTCGCGACGCCGGCCGGACATGACGACGGTCCCGCGAGCCAGGGTTCGTGGACGAAGATGTTCGCGCCGTACAAGGTGGTGCTGACCAACCCGCAGTCGTATCTGTGCGGCTTCTGCGCGGGCCTGCTGTTCCTGCCGACGACGATCGGCGACATGATCTGGGGCGTGCCGTTCCTGCGCGGCGGTTTCGACGCGAGCTACGCGGAGGCGGTGAACCGCGCGAGCATGGTGCCGCTCGGCTGGGTGATCGGCTGCCCGCTGCTCGGTTATCTGTCCGACCACGTCGGCCGCCGCAAGCCGGTGCTGCTCGCGGGCGCGCTGCTGATGCTGGTGTCGGGCGCGGGCATCCTGTACCTGCCCGACGGCGTCGCGCCGCATTACGTGCTGGGCCTGCTGCTCGGCATCGGCTCCGGCGCGGCGATGCTGCCGTACTCGGTCATCAAGGAGGTCAATCCGGACAACGTGAAGGGCAGCGCGACCGGTGCGATCAACTTCCTCGTGTTCACGTTCAGCGCATGGCTCACGCCGGTGTTCGGCCGGCTGCTCGCGCACTTCGCGCACGGCGGCCCGCTGACGCTGCCGGTGTTCCGCGAAGCCGGCGCGTGGCTGCTCGGCGCGATCGTGGTCGCGATGGTGCTCGCGCTGTTTCTGCGCGAGACCGGCTCGCGCGCACAGGCGAAGGCCTAG
- a CDS encoding NAD(P)-binding protein: protein MNIRIENLSPAVDLTRRQAVGPVRTQHPVWHHLLPPCNDACPAGEDIQGWLALAQAGRYEAAWRRLVADNPFPAIHGRVCYHPCETACNRGSLDSAVSVHAVERFLGDLAIEHGWAVSPAPATGKRVLIVGAGPCGLSAAWHLAQRGHAVEIREAGPVAGGMLHFGIPAYRLPRDVLNREIGRLETLGIRIVLNHKVGDVLVEKTAGGFDAVLLAIGAQTARHIDIPARDAAQVFDAVSLLRATGTGARPELGRRVIVYGGGNTAMDAARTARRLGAEEALIVYYRDREHLGALPFEAEEALEEGVRIRWLSSIKDVDGQSIRVEKMRLDDAGRPHPTGEYETLEADSLILALGQQTDTGFLRDVPGVEFAPDGTVIVGDDFQTGCAGLFAGGDMTPANRTVTTATGHGKRAARHIDAWLNGASFAPPPRHAIVGFDALHLPLYSDALQSAQPMLPVAARGGFDEVLGSLDERAARHEASRCLSCGNCYECDNCYAACPTGAIERLGPTRGYEVNLERCTGCAVCFEQCPCHAIDMAPEANATANPITEAAR from the coding sequence ATGAACATCCGAATCGAGAATCTCAGCCCGGCGGTGGACCTGACGCGGCGTCAGGCCGTCGGGCCGGTTCGCACCCAGCATCCGGTCTGGCATCACCTGCTGCCGCCGTGCAACGACGCGTGTCCGGCCGGCGAGGACATCCAGGGCTGGCTCGCGCTCGCGCAGGCGGGCCGCTACGAGGCCGCGTGGCGTCGCCTCGTCGCGGACAACCCGTTCCCCGCGATTCACGGGCGCGTCTGTTATCACCCGTGCGAGACCGCATGCAATCGCGGCTCGCTCGACAGCGCCGTATCCGTGCACGCGGTCGAACGCTTTCTCGGCGACCTCGCGATCGAACACGGCTGGGCCGTTTCGCCCGCGCCCGCGACCGGCAAGCGCGTGCTGATCGTCGGCGCGGGGCCGTGCGGCCTGTCCGCCGCGTGGCATCTCGCGCAGCGCGGCCATGCGGTCGAGATTCGCGAGGCGGGGCCGGTGGCGGGCGGCATGCTGCACTTCGGCATTCCCGCGTACCGGCTGCCGCGCGACGTGCTGAACCGCGAAATCGGACGGCTCGAAACGCTCGGCATCCGCATCGTGCTGAACCACAAGGTCGGCGACGTGCTCGTCGAGAAAACCGCAGGCGGCTTCGACGCGGTGCTGCTCGCGATCGGCGCGCAGACCGCGCGCCACATCGACATTCCCGCGCGCGACGCGGCGCAGGTGTTCGACGCGGTGAGCCTGTTGCGCGCGACCGGCACCGGCGCGCGTCCGGAACTCGGCCGCCGCGTGATCGTGTACGGCGGCGGCAATACCGCGATGGACGCCGCGCGCACCGCGCGGCGGCTCGGCGCGGAGGAGGCGCTGATCGTCTATTACCGCGACCGCGAGCACCTGGGCGCGCTGCCGTTCGAGGCGGAGGAGGCGCTGGAAGAGGGCGTGCGGATCCGCTGGCTGTCGAGCATCAAGGACGTCGACGGGCAGTCGATCCGCGTCGAGAAGATGCGCCTCGACGACGCCGGCCGGCCGCATCCGACCGGCGAATACGAAACGCTGGAGGCCGATTCGCTGATCCTCGCGCTCGGCCAGCAGACCGACACGGGGTTCCTGCGCGACGTGCCGGGCGTCGAGTTCGCGCCGGACGGCACGGTGATCGTCGGCGACGATTTCCAGACCGGCTGCGCGGGCCTGTTCGCGGGCGGCGACATGACGCCCGCCAACCGCACGGTGACGACCGCGACCGGCCACGGCAAGCGCGCGGCCCGCCACATCGACGCGTGGCTGAACGGCGCGTCGTTCGCGCCGCCGCCGCGCCATGCGATCGTCGGCTTCGACGCGCTGCATCTGCCGCTCTACAGCGACGCGTTGCAGTCCGCGCAGCCGATGCTGCCGGTCGCGGCGCGCGGCGGCTTCGACGAGGTGCTCGGCAGTCTCGACGAGCGGGCCGCGCGTCACGAAGCGAGCCGCTGCCTGTCGTGCGGCAACTGCTACGAATGCGACAACTGTTATGCGGCGTGCCCGACCGGCGCGATCGAACGGCTCGGCCCGACGCGCGGCTACGAGGTGAACCTCGAACGCTGCACCGGCTGCGCCGTCTGCTTCGAACAATGCCCGTGCCATGCAATCGACATGGCGCCCGAGGCGAACGCTACAGCGAACCCGATCACGGAGGCCGCGCGATGA